The proteins below come from a single Streptomyces sp. B3I8 genomic window:
- a CDS encoding DMT family transporter, which produces MVYLFGLIAACLLGLGFVLQQHAAERAPVSDMLSFRLLWDLAKVPLWLGGIGCMVVGQILSAIALSKGDLSKVEPLLATNLLFAMALARRMSGERLGGSGWSGVLLLSGGVAAFILAGRPSGTDTEVGALRHWLVFGLVVGVALVAIAVARHLPFFEEPPLLAAAAGALYGLQDALTRTSSQLLADGGIPALLTSWQPYTIVALAVTGLMLVQSAFEAGPLRMSLPSLTAAEPIAGIACGIGFLGDRLRTDPLALAAASAGLVAVVTGVFILARHPAMPGSAAREGEGEREEERGV; this is translated from the coding sequence GGCTTCGTGCTCCAGCAGCACGCCGCCGAGCGGGCGCCCGTCTCCGACATGCTCTCCTTCCGGCTGCTGTGGGACCTGGCGAAGGTGCCGCTCTGGCTGGGCGGCATCGGATGCATGGTGGTCGGACAGATCCTCAGCGCGATCGCGCTGAGCAAGGGCGACCTGTCCAAGGTGGAGCCGCTGCTGGCCACCAACCTGCTCTTCGCGATGGCGCTGGCCCGCCGGATGAGCGGTGAGCGGCTGGGCGGTTCCGGCTGGAGCGGTGTGCTGCTGCTGAGCGGCGGGGTGGCCGCGTTCATCCTGGCCGGCCGTCCCTCCGGCACCGACACGGAGGTCGGCGCGCTGCGCCACTGGCTGGTGTTCGGCCTGGTCGTCGGCGTGGCGCTGGTGGCGATCGCGGTGGCCCGGCATCTGCCGTTCTTCGAGGAACCCCCGCTGCTGGCCGCGGCGGCGGGCGCGCTGTACGGACTGCAGGACGCGCTGACCCGGACCTCCAGCCAGCTCCTCGCCGACGGCGGCATCCCGGCGCTGCTGACCAGTTGGCAGCCGTACACCATCGTCGCGCTCGCGGTGACCGGGCTGATGCTGGTGCAGAGCGCGTTCGAGGCGGGGCCGTTGCGGATGTCGCTGCCCTCGCTGACCGCGGCCGAGCCGATCGCCGGCATCGCCTGCGGGATCGGCTTCCTCGGCGACCGCCTGCGCACCGACCCGCTGGCCCTGGCGGCGGCGTCGGCCGGTCTCGTCGCGGTCGTCACCGGCGTCTTCATCCTGGCCCGGCACCCCGCGATGCCGGGATCGGCCGCGCGTGAGGGCGAGGGTGAGCGCGAGGAGGAGCGAGGGGTGTGA
- a CDS encoding S1 family peptidase — protein MRRTTTFRTVGLSAALLLVSAAAGLGQASAATSDSSAGTPAKSKAAAASPALIEALRHDLHLTKAQATDRLAAETSARTVEKAARKAAGASYGGSWFDAKRGTLVVGLADDTHRAAVEATGAHVTHVAHSERTLDSTMTKLNAMDAPDGVAGWHVDPKSSAVTVTVVNSHKGDNDVQKFVARARKAGPVNVAGTAKQPRTLAAGTVGGDPYYTGNVRCSIGFSVQGGFITAGHCGTPGMSVSGWDHTYIGNFQGSSFPDNDYAWVNVGSGWWTVPVVLGWGTVSDQLVRGSGEAPVGASICRSGSTSHWHCGTVLAKNETVNYSQGAVHQMTKTNVCAEPGDSGGSFISGDQAQGTTSGGWGNCSSGGETWFQPINEVLSRYGLTLNTA, from the coding sequence ATGAGACGTACCACCACCTTCCGTACCGTCGGACTCTCCGCGGCACTCCTCCTCGTCTCCGCCGCCGCGGGACTCGGCCAGGCCTCGGCCGCCACCTCCGACTCCTCCGCCGGCACCCCCGCCAAGAGCAAGGCCGCGGCGGCTTCCCCCGCCCTGATCGAGGCCCTGCGGCACGACCTGCACCTGACGAAGGCTCAGGCCACCGACCGTCTCGCCGCCGAGACCTCGGCGCGCACGGTCGAGAAGGCCGCGCGCAAGGCGGCCGGTGCCTCGTACGGCGGCTCGTGGTTCGACGCGAAGCGCGGCACGCTCGTGGTCGGCCTCGCCGACGACACGCACCGCGCCGCCGTCGAGGCCACCGGCGCCCACGTCACCCACGTCGCGCACAGCGAGCGCACGCTCGACTCGACCATGACGAAGCTGAACGCGATGGACGCGCCCGACGGCGTCGCCGGCTGGCACGTCGACCCGAAGTCCAGCGCGGTCACCGTCACCGTCGTCAACTCGCACAAGGGCGACAACGATGTCCAGAAGTTCGTGGCCCGCGCTCGCAAGGCCGGCCCGGTGAACGTGGCGGGCACCGCCAAGCAGCCGCGCACGCTGGCCGCCGGAACCGTCGGCGGCGACCCGTACTACACGGGCAACGTCCGCTGTTCCATCGGCTTCTCGGTCCAGGGCGGCTTCATCACCGCCGGGCACTGCGGCACGCCCGGCATGAGCGTCAGCGGCTGGGACCACACCTACATCGGCAACTTCCAGGGCTCCTCGTTCCCCGACAACGACTACGCGTGGGTCAACGTCGGCAGCGGCTGGTGGACCGTGCCCGTGGTCCTCGGCTGGGGCACCGTCTCCGACCAGCTGGTGCGCGGCTCGGGCGAGGCGCCTGTCGGGGCCTCGATATGCCGCTCCGGTTCGACCTCCCACTGGCACTGCGGGACGGTCCTCGCCAAGAACGAGACCGTCAACTACAGCCAGGGTGCGGTGCACCAGATGACCAAGACGAACGTCTGCGCCGAACCCGGCGACTCCGGCGGCTCGTTCATCAGCGGCGACCAGGCGCAGGGCACCACCTCCGGCGGCTGGGGCAACTGCAGCTCGGGCGGCGAGACGTGGTTCCAGCCGATCAACGAGGTGCTCAGCCGCTACGGCCTGACGCTGAACACGGCGTGA